In Oryza sativa Japonica Group chromosome 3, ASM3414082v1, one DNA window encodes the following:
- the LOC4331573 gene encoding uncharacterized protein, whose translation MLVRSASTPVLGALLPSGSHSPAVSSPAVHFFADSSPTVSYHPPTISCRLTPGGSDAHDRSLGGLRRACSDGNLAALGASGDDDHHHHLPPSGKCAPRSKPTTLETIQSFTQRGGASTDEEEEEDDDDGDHESAEQELSFGKFRFSGSSTFAQVEHPLFLARGLGIDRLGSGLLSADGGSGGSDGGGGGGAGGSYLVTSDNGGNRSDIEMHYKKMIEEDPCNGLFLRNYAQFLYQIKGDSRKAEEYYSRAILADPNDGELLSEYAKLVWDVHRDEDRASSYFERAARASPQNSHVLAAHAAFLWDTDDGDGPEGSSSDALGYAGFAAAAAHSSLASATT comes from the exons ATGCTGGTAAGGAGCGCCTCCACGCCGGTTCTCGGCGCGCTCCTCCCGTCCGGGAGCCACTCGCCGGCTGTCTCCTCCCCGGCCGTCCACTTCTTCGCCGACTCGTCGCCGACGGTCTCGTACCACCCGCCGACCATCTCCTGCCGGCTCACGCCAGGCGGCTCCGACGCCCACGACCGCTCCCTCGGTGGCCTGCGCCGCGCTTGCTCCGATGGGAACCTCGCCGCTCTAGGCGCCAGCGGggacgacgaccaccaccaccacctcccgccGTCCGGCAAGTGCGCGCCGCGCTCCAAGCCAACGACGCTCGAGACGATCCAGTCGTTCACGCAACGCGGCGGCGCTTCcacggacgaggaggaggaggaggacgacgacgacggcgaccacgaaaGCGCGGAGCAGGAGCTGAGCTTTGGGAAGTTCCGCTTCAGCGGCAGCAGCACGTTCGCGCAGGTCGAGCACCCGCTGTTCCTCGCCAGAGGCCTCGGGATCGACCGCCTCGGCTCAGGCTTGCTGagcgccgacggcggcagcggcggttccgacggcggcggcggcggtggcgccggaggCAGTTACCTGGTGACCTCCGACAACGGAGGGAATCGCTCTGACATCGAGATGCATTACAAGAAGATGATCGAGGAGGACCCATGCAACGGCCTCTTCCTGAGGAACTACGCGCAGTTCCTGTATCAG ATTAAAGGGGATAGCCGGAAGGCAGAGGAGTACTACTCCCGTGCCATCCTCGCCGACCCGAACGACGGCGAGCTCCTGTCGGAGTACGCCAAGCTGGTCTGGGACGTGCACCGCGACGAGGACCGCGCCTCCAGCTACTTCGAGCGGGCAGCGAGAGCCTCCCCGCAGAACAG CCACGTTCTCGCCGCGCACGCCGCGTTCTTGTGGGAcacggacgacggcgacgggccgGAGGGTAGCAGCAGCGACGCGCTGGGCTACGCGGGgttcgccgctgctgctgctcactCGTCCTTGGCTTCGGCAACAACCTGA